One Myotis daubentonii chromosome 12, mMyoDau2.1, whole genome shotgun sequence genomic region harbors:
- the EMILIN1 gene encoding EMILIN-1 yields MAPRTLWSCYLCCLLTTAVGAASYPPRGYSLYTGNGGALSPGGPQAQSAPRPASRHRNWCAFVVTRTVSCVLEDGVETFVKPDYQPCGWGQPQCPRSIMYRSFLRPRYRVAYKTVTDMEWRCCQGYGGDDCAENPAPVLGPAPTTPRPRPRPGRPNLSGSSAGSHLSGLGGEGPGESEKVQQLEEQVQSLTKELQGLRGVLQGLSGRLVEDVQKAVETAFNGRQQPADAAARPGVHETLNEIQQQLQQLDKRVSTHDQELGHLNNHHGGGGRALDPAPASPGHSEELLREVEQRLQESCSVCLAGLDGFRRQQQEDRERLRRLEKLLEERQRQLAGQAVGRRPPQECCPPELGRRLAELERRLEVVAGSVTVLSGRRGTELEGAAGQGGHPPGYTSLASRLSRLEDRFNSTLGPSQEQEEGRPGRPGGLTHWLPAARGRLEKLEGTLNNVSKELGGRLDLLEEQVAGAVQACGQLCSGALGEKDSQVSETLSALERRVLDGEGQLRLVISGLNKVGAAGETRQATLEGLQGVVGQLQGRVDAQDEAAAELTLQLNLTAARLGQLEGLLQARGDEGCGACGGVQEELGRLRDGVERCSCPLLPPRGPGAGPGVGGPSRGPLDGFSVFGGSSGSALQALQGELSEVILTVSSFNDSLHELQATVEGQGADLADLGATKDRIISEINRLQQEATEHVMESEERFRGLEEGQAQAGQCPSLEGRLGRLEGVCERLDTVAGGLQGLREGLSRHVAGLWAGLRETNSTSQTQAALLEKLLGGQAGLGRRLGALNSSLLLLEDRLHQLGLRDFTGPAGEAGPPGPPGVQGPPGPAGPPGPPGKDGQKGPIGPPGPQGEQGAEGAPAASVPRVAFSAALSLPRSEPGTVPFDRVLLNDGEFYDPETGVFTAPLAGRYLLSAVLTGHRHEKVEAVLSRSNLGVARIDSGGYEPEGLENKPVAESQPSPGALGVFSLILPLQAGDTVCIDLVMGQLAHSEEPLTMFSGALLYGDLDLELEQA; encoded by the exons ATGGCCCCCAGGACCCTCTGGAGCTGCTACCTCTGTTGCCTGCTGACCACAGCCGTGGGGGCAGCTAGCTACCCCCCTCGCGGGTACAGCCTCTACACAGGGAACGGTGGGGCCCTCAGCCCCGGGGGGCCCCAGGCCCAGAGCGCCCCTCGGCCTGCCAGCCGCCACAG GAACTGGTGTGCCTTCGTGGTGACTCGGACAGTGAGCTGTGTCCTGGAGGATGGAGTAGAGACCTTCGTCAAGCCCGACTACCAGCCCTGTGGCTGGGGCCAGCCCCAGTGTCCTCGCAGCATCAT GTACCGCAGCTTCCTCCGTCCTCGCTACCGCGTGGCCTACAAAACGGTGACAGACATGGAGTGGAGGTGCTGTCAGGGATACGGGGGTGATGACTGTGCTGAGAATCCTGCCCCAGTGCTGGGTCCTGCGCCGACCACACCACGCCCCCGGCCACGGCCTGGCCGCCCCAACCTCTCTGGCTCCAGTGCAGGAAGCCACCTGAGTGGACTAGGGGGGGAAG GTCCTGGGGAGTCAGAGAAGGTGCAGCAGCTGGAGGAGCAGGTACAGAGCCTGACAAAGGAGCTGCAGGGCCTTCGGGGTGTCCTGCAGGGACTGAGTGGGCGCCTGGTGGAAGATGTCCAGAAGGCTGTGGAGACGGCCTTTAACgggaggcagcagccagcagACGCAGCTGCCCGCCCTGGCGTGCACGAAACCCTCAACGAGatccagcagcagctgcagcaactGGACAAGCGTGTCTCCACCCATGACCAGGAGCTGGGCCATCTCAACAACCATCACGGTGGTGGTGGCAGAGCCCTGGATCCGGCCCCAGCCTCTCCCGGCCACAGCGAGGAGCTGCTGCGGGAGGTGGAGCAGCGGCTGCAGGAGTCCTGCTCCGTGTGCCTGGCGGGGCTAGATGGCTTCcgcaggcagcagcaggaggacaGGGAGCGGCTGCGAAGACTGGAGAAGCTACTGGAGGAGCGGCAGCGGCAGCTCGCCGGGCAGGCCGTGGGCCGCAGGCCCCCTCAGGAATGCTgccctccagagctgggccggcGACTGGCAGAGCTGGAGCGGAGGCTGGAGGTCGTGGCCGGTTCCGTGACCGTGCTGAGTGGGCGGAGAGGCACGGAGCTGGAAGGTGCAGCGGGGCAGGGGGGCCATCCCCCAGGCTACACCAGCTTGGCATCCCGCCTCTCCCGCCTGGAAGACCGATTCAACTCTACCCTGGGTCCCTcacaggagcaggaggagggccgGCCTGGGCGTCCTGGGGGCCTGACccactggctgcctgctgcccggGGCCGGTTAGAGAAGCTGGAGGGGACGCTGAACAATGTGAGCAAGGAGCTGGGTGGGCGGCTGGACCTGCTGGAAGAGCAGGTGGCAGGGGCCGTGCAGGCATGTGGGCAGCTCTGCTCTGGGGCCCTGGGGGAGAAGGACTCCCAGGTCAGTGAGACCCTCAGTGCTTTGGAGCGCAGGGTGCTGGACGGCGAGGGGCAGCTGCGGCTGGTCATCTCTGGCCTAAACaaggtgggagcagctggggagacaCGGCAGGCCACGCTGGAAGGGTTGCAAGGGGTCGTAGGCCAGCTCCAGGGTCGTGTCGATGCTCAGGATGAGGCAGCTGCAGAGCTCACACTTCAGCTGAATCTCACAGCTGCACGGCTGGGCCAGCTAGAGGGTCTGCTACAGGCCCGCGGGGATGAGGGCTGTGGGGCCTGCGGGGGCGTCCAGGAGGAGCTGGGCCGCCTTCGGGATGGCGTGGAGCGCtgctcctgccccctgctgcctccACGGGGCCCGGGGGCTGGCCCGGGTGTTGGGGGGCCCAGCCGTGGGCCTCTGGATGGCTTCAGTGTGTTCGGGGGCAGCTCAGGCTCAGCCCTCCAGGCCCTGCAAGGAGAGCTTTCCGAAGTCATCCTCACCGTCAGCTCCTTCAATGACTCGCTGCATGAGCTCCAGGCCACAGTGGAGGGCCAGGGCGCTGACCTGGCCGACCTGGGAGCCACCAAGGACCGCATCATCTCCGAGATTaacaggctgcagcaggaggcCACAGAACATGTCATGGAGAGCGAGGAGCGCTTccgaggcctggaggaggggcaggcgcAGGCTGGCCAGTGCCCCAGCCTAGAGGGGCGATTGGGCCGTCTGGAGGGCGTCTGTGAGCGGTTGGACACCGTGGCCGGGGGACTGCAGGGCCTACGTGAGGGCCTTTCCAGACAtgtggctgggctctgggctgggctaCGGGAGACCAACAGCACCAGCCAGACACAGGCAGCCCTGCTGGAGAAGCTGCTGGGGGGGCAGGCGGGCCTGGGCAGGCGGCTCGGCGCCCTGAACAGCTCACTGCTGCTCCTGGAGGACCGGCTCCACCAGCTCGGCCTGAGGGACTTCACTG GGCCTGCAGGTGAAGCTGGGCCCCCAGGGCCTCCTGGAGTacagggacccccaggccccgccGGGCCTCCAGGACCCCCAGGCAAGGATGGACAAAAGGGGCCCATTGGGCCACCAG GTCCCCAAGGTGAACAAG GAGCGGAGGGGGCACCAGCAGCCTCCGTGCCCCGGGTGGCCTTTTCAGCTGCCCTGAGTCTGCCCAGGTCTGAGCCAGGCACAGTGCCCTTCGACAGAGTCCTGCTCAATGATGGGGAATTCTATGATCCAGAAACCG GCGTGTTCACAGCGCCGCTGGCTGGACGCTACTTGCTGAGCGCCGTGCTGACCGGACACCGGCACGAAAAAGTGGAGGCGGTCCTGTCCCGCTCCAACCTGGGCGTGGCGCGCATAGACTCCGGGGGCTACGAGCCCGAGGGCCTGGAGAATAAGCCGGTGGCTGAGAGCCAGCCCAGCCCGGGCGCCCTGGGCGTCTTCAGCCTCATCCTGCCGCTGCAGGCGGGGGACACGGTCTGCATCGACCTGGTCATGGGGCAGCTGGCGCACTCGGAGGAGCCGCTCACCATGTTCAGCGGAGCCCTGCTCTACGGggacctggacctggagctggaACAGGCGTAG